From Xiphophorus hellerii strain 12219 chromosome 20, Xiphophorus_hellerii-4.1, whole genome shotgun sequence, the proteins below share one genomic window:
- the ece1 gene encoding endothelin-converting enzyme 1 isoform X3, giving the protein MSTYKRATLDEEELVDSTSDDVYGSSPMQVNFLPGRSSMCWVDKTQKEKRLLFLVCLLSVALFISFISAGVFYNQAHPGLCLSEPCITVTSSVLGALDRSVDPCHDFYNFACGGWVKNNPLPEGKSRWGPFSNLWEHNMLVMKRLLENKTVRGLSKAEEKAQRYFQACMNESKIEELGAKPLQQLISQIGGWALTEPWDKDNFQEVLRTVSASLRTSPFFTVFVSTDSKNSNSNVIQVDQSSLGLPSRDYYLNKTANEKYLTAYLNFLVELGVLLGGSEETSKTLMKEIVDFETSLANITVPLEERRDEELIYHKVQAKDLKDLAPAIDWMPYLTEVFTPVTLNDSEPVVVYAKEYLQKVSELISNTNKSLLNNYMIMKVVRKMVSVLDQRFQDAEQRFLEVMYGTKKSCTPRWKLCVSDTDSALGFALGALFVKDTFAEDSKTIAEEMVAEIKGAFEDSLRDVSWMDSDTKKAAKEKADAIYNMVGYPEFIMNATKLDKVFNDFMVVSDLYFQNVMQYYNFSARVTADQLRKAPNRNQWSMTPPTVNAYYNPTKNEMVLPAGILQAPFYSRSWPKALNFGGIGVVMGHELTHAFDDQGREYDKDGNLRPWWKNSSVEAFKRQTQCMVEQYSNYSINKEPLNGKHTLGENIADNGGLKAAYKAYVNWIKKNGEEATLPALGMTNHQLFFVGFAQVWCAVRTPESSHEGVITDPHSPSRFRVIGTISNSREFSKHFGCKADAPMNPKHKCELW; this is encoded by the exons ATGTCAACCTATAAGAGAGCAACGTTAGATGAGGAGGAACTGGTGGACTCTACCAGTGATGATGTCTACGGATCATCACCCATGCAG GTGAACTTTTTGCCAGGCCGGAGCAGCATGTGTTGGGTGGACAAGACACAAAAAGAGAAGAGGTTGCTGTTTTTAGTGTGTCTCCTGTCAGTCGCCCTGTTCATATCATTCATCTCTGCTGGAGTCTTTTATAATCAAG CTCATCCAGGCCTGTGTCTTTCAGAGCCATGCATTACTGTCACCAGCTCTGTCCTGGGAGCACTGGACAGATCTGTGGACCCCTGCCATGACTTCTACAACTTTGCTTGTGGGGGCTGGGTGAAGAACAACCCTCTTCCAGAGGGGAAGTCCCGCTGGGGTCCTTTTAGCAACTTGTGGGAGCACAACATGCTTGTGATGAAACGTTTGTTAG aaaacaaaactgtgagAGGACTGAGTAAGGCTGAGGAAAAAGCCCAGCGATACTTTCAGGCCTGTATGAATGAATCAAAGATCGAAGAATTAGGAGCAAAGCCTCTGCAGCAGCTAATCAGCCAG ATAGGAGGGTGGGCTCTGACTGAACCCTGGGACAAGGACAACTTCCAAGAAGTTCTCCGAACTGTCTCTGCCAGCTTGAGGACCTCCCCTTTCTTCACTGTGTTTGTTAGCACAGACTCCAAAAACTCTAACAGCAATGTCATCCAG GTGGATCAGTCCAGCCTGGGACTACCTTCAAGGGATTACTACCTCAACAAAACAGCCAATGAAAAG TATCTCACAGCATACCTCAACTTCCTGGTGGAGTTAGGAGTTCTCCTGGGTGGCTCGGAAGAGACGTCAAAGACGCTCATGAAAGAAATTGTGGACTTTGAAACCTCCCTGGCTAACATCACAGTGCCTCTGGAGGAGAGGCGAGACGAGGAGCTTATTTACCATAAAGTACAGGCGAAGGACCTGAAA GATCTGGCTCCTGCGATTGACTGGATGCCTTATCTGACAGAAGTGTTCACACCTGTGACACTTAATGACTCAGAGCCTGTTGTTGTCTATGCTAAAGAATACCTCCAGAAAGTTTCTGAGCTCAtatcaaacacaaataaaag cctaCTCAATAACTACATGATAATGAAGGTGGTGAGAAAAATGGTTTCCGTTTTAGACCAAAGATTCCAGGATGCAGAACAGCGCTTCCTTGAAGTCATGTATGGGactaaaaag agCTGTACTCCACGTTGGAAGCTGTGTGTAAGCGACACAGACAGTGCCTTGGGCTTTGCTCTCGGTGCCCTCTTCGTCAAGGACACTTTTGCAGAGGACAGCAAAACCATT GCTGAAGAAATGGTTGCCGAAATTAAAGGGGCATTTGAGGATAGCTTGAGAGATGTGAGCTGGATGGATTCAGAtacaaaaaaagctgcaaaggAGAAG GCAGATGCTATTTACAACATGGTTGGATATCCGGAATTTATTATGAACGCTACAAAGCTGGACAAAGTGTTCAATGAT TTTATGGTGGTGTCAGATCTTTACTTCCAGAATGTCATGCAGTACTACAACTTCTCAGCCAGAGTGACTGCAGACCAGCTGAGGAAAGCACCCAACAGAAACCA GTGGAGCATGACCCCTCCGACTGTAAATGCTTATTACAACCCGACAAAGAATGAGATGGTTCTACCAGCTGGAATCCTTCAGGCTCCGTTCTATAGTCGATCGTGGCCCAA agctCTCAACTTTGGTGGAATTGGAGTTGTCATGGGTCATGAACTGACTCATGCTTTTGATGACCAAG gcaGGGAATATGACAAAGATGGAAATTTGCGCCCCTGGTGGAAGAATTCTTCTGTGGAGGCCTTTAAGAGACAGACCCAGTGCATGGTGGAGCAATACAGCAACTATAGCATCAACAAAGAGCCTCTGAATGGAAAACACACACTGGGAGAGAACATTGCTGACAACGGGGGATTAAAAGCTGCTTATAAG GCCTATGTGAACTGGATCAAAAAGAATGGCGAGGAAGCAACGCTGCCGGCTCTGGGAATGACGAATCatcagctgttttttgttggATTTGCACAG GTATGGTGTGCTGTAAGGACACCTGAGAGTTCACATGAGGGTGTTATCACCGATCCCCACAGCCCATCAAGATTTCGAGTCATCGGTACCATCTCCAACTCACGGGAATTCTCAAAGCACTTTGGTTGCAAAGCAGATGCTCCAATGAACCCAAAACATAAGTGTGAGCTTTGGTGA
- the ece1 gene encoding endothelin-converting enzyme 1 isoform X2: MSWTYFLVLFHGNYKMSTYKRATLDEEELVDSTSDDVYGSSPMQVNFLPGRSSMCWVDKTQKEKRLLFLVCLLSVALFISFISAGVFYNQEPCITVTSSVLGALDRSVDPCHDFYNFACGGWVKNNPLPEGKSRWGPFSNLWEHNMLVMKRLLENKTVRGLSKAEEKAQRYFQACMNESKIEELGAKPLQQLISQIGGWALTEPWDKDNFQEVLRTVSASLRTSPFFTVFVSTDSKNSNSNVIQVDQSSLGLPSRDYYLNKTANEKYLTAYLNFLVELGVLLGGSEETSKTLMKEIVDFETSLANITVPLEERRDEELIYHKVQAKDLKDLAPAIDWMPYLTEVFTPVTLNDSEPVVVYAKEYLQKVSELISNTNKSLLNNYMIMKVVRKMVSVLDQRFQDAEQRFLEVMYGTKKSCTPRWKLCVSDTDSALGFALGALFVKDTFAEDSKTIAEEMVAEIKGAFEDSLRDVSWMDSDTKKAAKEKADAIYNMVGYPEFIMNATKLDKVFNDFMVVSDLYFQNVMQYYNFSARVTADQLRKAPNRNQWSMTPPTVNAYYNPTKNEMVLPAGILQAPFYSRSWPKALNFGGIGVVMGHELTHAFDDQGREYDKDGNLRPWWKNSSVEAFKRQTQCMVEQYSNYSINKEPLNGKHTLGENIADNGGLKAAYKAYVNWIKKNGEEATLPALGMTNHQLFFVGFAQVWCAVRTPESSHEGVITDPHSPSRFRVIGTISNSREFSKHFGCKADAPMNPKHKCELW, from the exons ATGTCTTGGACCTACTTCTTAGTTCTTTTCCATGGTAATTACAAG ATGTCAACCTATAAGAGAGCAACGTTAGATGAGGAGGAACTGGTGGACTCTACCAGTGATGATGTCTACGGATCATCACCCATGCAG GTGAACTTTTTGCCAGGCCGGAGCAGCATGTGTTGGGTGGACAAGACACAAAAAGAGAAGAGGTTGCTGTTTTTAGTGTGTCTCCTGTCAGTCGCCCTGTTCATATCATTCATCTCTGCTGGAGTCTTTTATAATCAAG AGCCATGCATTACTGTCACCAGCTCTGTCCTGGGAGCACTGGACAGATCTGTGGACCCCTGCCATGACTTCTACAACTTTGCTTGTGGGGGCTGGGTGAAGAACAACCCTCTTCCAGAGGGGAAGTCCCGCTGGGGTCCTTTTAGCAACTTGTGGGAGCACAACATGCTTGTGATGAAACGTTTGTTAG aaaacaaaactgtgagAGGACTGAGTAAGGCTGAGGAAAAAGCCCAGCGATACTTTCAGGCCTGTATGAATGAATCAAAGATCGAAGAATTAGGAGCAAAGCCTCTGCAGCAGCTAATCAGCCAG ATAGGAGGGTGGGCTCTGACTGAACCCTGGGACAAGGACAACTTCCAAGAAGTTCTCCGAACTGTCTCTGCCAGCTTGAGGACCTCCCCTTTCTTCACTGTGTTTGTTAGCACAGACTCCAAAAACTCTAACAGCAATGTCATCCAG GTGGATCAGTCCAGCCTGGGACTACCTTCAAGGGATTACTACCTCAACAAAACAGCCAATGAAAAG TATCTCACAGCATACCTCAACTTCCTGGTGGAGTTAGGAGTTCTCCTGGGTGGCTCGGAAGAGACGTCAAAGACGCTCATGAAAGAAATTGTGGACTTTGAAACCTCCCTGGCTAACATCACAGTGCCTCTGGAGGAGAGGCGAGACGAGGAGCTTATTTACCATAAAGTACAGGCGAAGGACCTGAAA GATCTGGCTCCTGCGATTGACTGGATGCCTTATCTGACAGAAGTGTTCACACCTGTGACACTTAATGACTCAGAGCCTGTTGTTGTCTATGCTAAAGAATACCTCCAGAAAGTTTCTGAGCTCAtatcaaacacaaataaaag cctaCTCAATAACTACATGATAATGAAGGTGGTGAGAAAAATGGTTTCCGTTTTAGACCAAAGATTCCAGGATGCAGAACAGCGCTTCCTTGAAGTCATGTATGGGactaaaaag agCTGTACTCCACGTTGGAAGCTGTGTGTAAGCGACACAGACAGTGCCTTGGGCTTTGCTCTCGGTGCCCTCTTCGTCAAGGACACTTTTGCAGAGGACAGCAAAACCATT GCTGAAGAAATGGTTGCCGAAATTAAAGGGGCATTTGAGGATAGCTTGAGAGATGTGAGCTGGATGGATTCAGAtacaaaaaaagctgcaaaggAGAAG GCAGATGCTATTTACAACATGGTTGGATATCCGGAATTTATTATGAACGCTACAAAGCTGGACAAAGTGTTCAATGAT TTTATGGTGGTGTCAGATCTTTACTTCCAGAATGTCATGCAGTACTACAACTTCTCAGCCAGAGTGACTGCAGACCAGCTGAGGAAAGCACCCAACAGAAACCA GTGGAGCATGACCCCTCCGACTGTAAATGCTTATTACAACCCGACAAAGAATGAGATGGTTCTACCAGCTGGAATCCTTCAGGCTCCGTTCTATAGTCGATCGTGGCCCAA agctCTCAACTTTGGTGGAATTGGAGTTGTCATGGGTCATGAACTGACTCATGCTTTTGATGACCAAG gcaGGGAATATGACAAAGATGGAAATTTGCGCCCCTGGTGGAAGAATTCTTCTGTGGAGGCCTTTAAGAGACAGACCCAGTGCATGGTGGAGCAATACAGCAACTATAGCATCAACAAAGAGCCTCTGAATGGAAAACACACACTGGGAGAGAACATTGCTGACAACGGGGGATTAAAAGCTGCTTATAAG GCCTATGTGAACTGGATCAAAAAGAATGGCGAGGAAGCAACGCTGCCGGCTCTGGGAATGACGAATCatcagctgttttttgttggATTTGCACAG GTATGGTGTGCTGTAAGGACACCTGAGAGTTCACATGAGGGTGTTATCACCGATCCCCACAGCCCATCAAGATTTCGAGTCATCGGTACCATCTCCAACTCACGGGAATTCTCAAAGCACTTTGGTTGCAAAGCAGATGCTCCAATGAACCCAAAACATAAGTGTGAGCTTTGGTGA
- the ece1 gene encoding endothelin-converting enzyme 1 isoform X1, with the protein MSWTYFLVLFHGNYKMSTYKRATLDEEELVDSTSDDVYGSSPMQVNFLPGRSSMCWVDKTQKEKRLLFLVCLLSVALFISFISAGVFYNQAHPGLCLSEPCITVTSSVLGALDRSVDPCHDFYNFACGGWVKNNPLPEGKSRWGPFSNLWEHNMLVMKRLLENKTVRGLSKAEEKAQRYFQACMNESKIEELGAKPLQQLISQIGGWALTEPWDKDNFQEVLRTVSASLRTSPFFTVFVSTDSKNSNSNVIQVDQSSLGLPSRDYYLNKTANEKYLTAYLNFLVELGVLLGGSEETSKTLMKEIVDFETSLANITVPLEERRDEELIYHKVQAKDLKDLAPAIDWMPYLTEVFTPVTLNDSEPVVVYAKEYLQKVSELISNTNKSLLNNYMIMKVVRKMVSVLDQRFQDAEQRFLEVMYGTKKSCTPRWKLCVSDTDSALGFALGALFVKDTFAEDSKTIAEEMVAEIKGAFEDSLRDVSWMDSDTKKAAKEKADAIYNMVGYPEFIMNATKLDKVFNDFMVVSDLYFQNVMQYYNFSARVTADQLRKAPNRNQWSMTPPTVNAYYNPTKNEMVLPAGILQAPFYSRSWPKALNFGGIGVVMGHELTHAFDDQGREYDKDGNLRPWWKNSSVEAFKRQTQCMVEQYSNYSINKEPLNGKHTLGENIADNGGLKAAYKAYVNWIKKNGEEATLPALGMTNHQLFFVGFAQVWCAVRTPESSHEGVITDPHSPSRFRVIGTISNSREFSKHFGCKADAPMNPKHKCELW; encoded by the exons ATGTCTTGGACCTACTTCTTAGTTCTTTTCCATGGTAATTACAAG ATGTCAACCTATAAGAGAGCAACGTTAGATGAGGAGGAACTGGTGGACTCTACCAGTGATGATGTCTACGGATCATCACCCATGCAG GTGAACTTTTTGCCAGGCCGGAGCAGCATGTGTTGGGTGGACAAGACACAAAAAGAGAAGAGGTTGCTGTTTTTAGTGTGTCTCCTGTCAGTCGCCCTGTTCATATCATTCATCTCTGCTGGAGTCTTTTATAATCAAG CTCATCCAGGCCTGTGTCTTTCAGAGCCATGCATTACTGTCACCAGCTCTGTCCTGGGAGCACTGGACAGATCTGTGGACCCCTGCCATGACTTCTACAACTTTGCTTGTGGGGGCTGGGTGAAGAACAACCCTCTTCCAGAGGGGAAGTCCCGCTGGGGTCCTTTTAGCAACTTGTGGGAGCACAACATGCTTGTGATGAAACGTTTGTTAG aaaacaaaactgtgagAGGACTGAGTAAGGCTGAGGAAAAAGCCCAGCGATACTTTCAGGCCTGTATGAATGAATCAAAGATCGAAGAATTAGGAGCAAAGCCTCTGCAGCAGCTAATCAGCCAG ATAGGAGGGTGGGCTCTGACTGAACCCTGGGACAAGGACAACTTCCAAGAAGTTCTCCGAACTGTCTCTGCCAGCTTGAGGACCTCCCCTTTCTTCACTGTGTTTGTTAGCACAGACTCCAAAAACTCTAACAGCAATGTCATCCAG GTGGATCAGTCCAGCCTGGGACTACCTTCAAGGGATTACTACCTCAACAAAACAGCCAATGAAAAG TATCTCACAGCATACCTCAACTTCCTGGTGGAGTTAGGAGTTCTCCTGGGTGGCTCGGAAGAGACGTCAAAGACGCTCATGAAAGAAATTGTGGACTTTGAAACCTCCCTGGCTAACATCACAGTGCCTCTGGAGGAGAGGCGAGACGAGGAGCTTATTTACCATAAAGTACAGGCGAAGGACCTGAAA GATCTGGCTCCTGCGATTGACTGGATGCCTTATCTGACAGAAGTGTTCACACCTGTGACACTTAATGACTCAGAGCCTGTTGTTGTCTATGCTAAAGAATACCTCCAGAAAGTTTCTGAGCTCAtatcaaacacaaataaaag cctaCTCAATAACTACATGATAATGAAGGTGGTGAGAAAAATGGTTTCCGTTTTAGACCAAAGATTCCAGGATGCAGAACAGCGCTTCCTTGAAGTCATGTATGGGactaaaaag agCTGTACTCCACGTTGGAAGCTGTGTGTAAGCGACACAGACAGTGCCTTGGGCTTTGCTCTCGGTGCCCTCTTCGTCAAGGACACTTTTGCAGAGGACAGCAAAACCATT GCTGAAGAAATGGTTGCCGAAATTAAAGGGGCATTTGAGGATAGCTTGAGAGATGTGAGCTGGATGGATTCAGAtacaaaaaaagctgcaaaggAGAAG GCAGATGCTATTTACAACATGGTTGGATATCCGGAATTTATTATGAACGCTACAAAGCTGGACAAAGTGTTCAATGAT TTTATGGTGGTGTCAGATCTTTACTTCCAGAATGTCATGCAGTACTACAACTTCTCAGCCAGAGTGACTGCAGACCAGCTGAGGAAAGCACCCAACAGAAACCA GTGGAGCATGACCCCTCCGACTGTAAATGCTTATTACAACCCGACAAAGAATGAGATGGTTCTACCAGCTGGAATCCTTCAGGCTCCGTTCTATAGTCGATCGTGGCCCAA agctCTCAACTTTGGTGGAATTGGAGTTGTCATGGGTCATGAACTGACTCATGCTTTTGATGACCAAG gcaGGGAATATGACAAAGATGGAAATTTGCGCCCCTGGTGGAAGAATTCTTCTGTGGAGGCCTTTAAGAGACAGACCCAGTGCATGGTGGAGCAATACAGCAACTATAGCATCAACAAAGAGCCTCTGAATGGAAAACACACACTGGGAGAGAACATTGCTGACAACGGGGGATTAAAAGCTGCTTATAAG GCCTATGTGAACTGGATCAAAAAGAATGGCGAGGAAGCAACGCTGCCGGCTCTGGGAATGACGAATCatcagctgttttttgttggATTTGCACAG GTATGGTGTGCTGTAAGGACACCTGAGAGTTCACATGAGGGTGTTATCACCGATCCCCACAGCCCATCAAGATTTCGAGTCATCGGTACCATCTCCAACTCACGGGAATTCTCAAAGCACTTTGGTTGCAAAGCAGATGCTCCAATGAACCCAAAACATAAGTGTGAGCTTTGGTGA